In one Pungitius pungitius chromosome 13, fPunPun2.1, whole genome shotgun sequence genomic region, the following are encoded:
- the LOC119214103 gene encoding alpha-2A adrenergic receptor-like — MGCPNFTSGNETLPDMHLYTVQTSVPLTILVGILILLTLFGNVMVVIAVMTSRALRAPQNLFLVSLACADILVATSVMPFSLANELMGYWYFGKVWCEIHLALDVLFCTSSIVHLCAISLDRFWSVSQAIEHNLRRTPRRIKCTLFIVWVLAAIISFPPLITMKKDEGEEDNPKCKINEEKWYIIFSSTASFFAPCVIMVTVYLRIYQIAKKRTRAQPGERQRDTKCGSDPLERKDRGGRGEEEADGGGITGLDAEEEPSSSDGNETVLCSLKKRRGTRTTKVSQEEPGETPPQPRGRATKWKGRQHRERRFTFVLAVVMGVFVLCWFPFFFTYTLTAVCDSCRVPETLFKMFFWLGYCNSSLNPVIYTIFNVDFRRSFKKILFKRDIRG, encoded by the coding sequence ATGGGTTGTCCCAACTTCACCAGCGGAAATGAGACTTTGCCTGACATGCACCTGTATACTGTGCAGACCTCTGTGCCGTTAACAATACTTGTGGGTATCCTCATCCTGCTGACTTTGTTTGGAAACGTAATGGTGGTAATTGCTGTGATGACAAGCCGAGCCCTGAGAGCGCCTCAGAACTTGTTTTTAGTCTCTCTGGCATGTGCAGACATCCTGGTTGCCACCTCGGTGATGCCATTCTCTTTGGCGAATGAGCTGATGGGTTACTGGTACTTTGGTAAAGTCTGGTGCGAAATCCACCTGGCTTTGGATGTGCTCTTCTGCACCTCGTCCATTGTCCACCTGTGTGCCATCAGCCTGGACAGATTCTGGTCCGTCTCTCAAGCGATTGAGCACAACTTGAGGAGGACGCCGCGCAGGATTAAATGCACGCTCTTCATAGTTTGGGTGCTGGCGGCAATAATTTCATTCCCTCCGCTCATCACAATGAAGAAGGACGAGGGCGAAGAAGACAACCCTAAATGTAAAATCAATGAGGAGAAATGGTACATCATATTCTCCAGCACGGCCTCTTTCTTTGCACCCTGCGTCATCATGGTGACGGTGTATCTTCGAATATACCAGATCGCCAAGAAAAGAACCAGAGCCCAGCCGGGCGAAaggcagagagacacaaagtgTGGCTCGGACCCTCTGGAAAgaaaggacagaggagggaggggggaggaggaggcggacggCGGAGGGATCACTGGGTTAGACGCTGAGGAGGAGCCTTCCTCGTCTGATGGGAACGAAACCGTCCTTTGTTccctgaagaagaggaggggtaCACGGACCACCAAAGTGTCTCAGGAGGAGCCTGGAGAAACCCCTCCTCAGCCCCGTGGGAGGGCGACCAAGTGGAAAGGAAGGCAGCACAGGGAGCGGCGCTTCACCTTTGTTCTGGCCGTGGTCATGGGAGTGTTTGTTCTTTGctggttcccctttttcttcacATACACGCTCACCGCTGTGTGTGACTCCTGCCGTGTGCCAGAGACgttgttcaaaatgtttttctggCTTGGTTACTGCAATAGCTCTCTAAATCCTGTCATATACACTATATTCAATGTTGATTTCAGGAGGTCTTTTAAAAAGATCCTTTTCAAAAGGGACATAAGAGGTTAA
- the LOC119214272 gene encoding max-interacting protein 1-like — MEPIGTFAQNVQALLDAANYLENVEKSNGKCEHGYASTYPETQTALQLKQRKFKNRKSDNIHNRSAHNELEKNRRAHLRLCLERLKSLIPLGPDCSRHTTLGLLNKAKAHIKKLEEMDRRSLHQLETLEREQRHLQRQLSQLQTHGDRERVCTDSQGSHMDSGSDREEIEIDVESTEFSHGEMDSVSTSGTSDLDDLSSRQSSASDEGYSTCSLKLACSA; from the exons ATGGAACCAATCGGCACTTTCGCGCAGAACGTGCAGGCGCTGCTCGACGCGGCGAATTACCTGGAAAATGTGGAGAAGAGCAACGGAA AGTGTGAGCATGGATATGCTTCCACATACCCAGAAACCCAGACTGCACTACAACTGAAACAGCGTAAATTCAAGAACCGGAAATCTGACAATATTCATAATAG GTCAGCACACAATGAACTGGAAAAAAATAG ACGAGCACATCTCCGCCTGTGCTTGGAGAGGTTGAAGTCCCTCATCCCTCTGGGGCCGGACTGCAGTCGGCACACCACACTAGGACTGCTGAACAAGGCCAAAGCACATATCAAG AAACTTGAAGAGATGGACCGGAGGAGTCTCCACCAGCTGGAGACCTTGGAGAGGGAACAGAGGCACCTGCAGAGGCAGCTATCCCAGCTGCAGACccatggagacagagagagggtcTGCACGGACAGCCAGGGGTCCCACATGGACTCGGGGTCGGACAGAG AGGAGATTGAAATCGATGTAGAAAGCACTGAGTTCTCCCATGGAGAAATGGACAGCGTGAGCACCAGCGGAACCAGCGACCTGGACGACCTCAGCAGCCGGCAGAGCTCGGCCAGCGACGAGGGCTACTCCACCTGCAGCCTAAAGCTGGCCTGCTCCGCCTGA
- the bnip4 gene encoding BCL2 interacting protein 4, with amino-acid sequence MSLQKDRSSDESLQGSWIELHFSGNGSQSASLPHGSQEQIPTGVQEVDVEQMLLDAQHESGRNSSKGSSQCNSPLRAQTPLLLWRGSEANSSQSDEDFQERRRDVENMMKKNADWIWDWSSRPENNPPKEFLLKNPKRSTSLSIRNTSVMKKGGVLSADFLKLFLPSLIISHILAVGLGIYIGKRLTSHNTY; translated from the exons ATGTCGCTGCAGAAGGACAGGTCGTCGGACGAGAGCTTGCAAG gtTCCTGGATCGAGCTGCATTTCAGTGGCAATGGCTCTCAGAGTGCGAGCCTTCCCCACGGGAGCCAGGAGCAAATCCCCACGGGCGTCCAGGAGGTGGACGTGGAGCAAATGCTGCTGGACGCACAGCACGAGTCGGGGAGAAACAGCTCCAAAGGAAGCTCCCAGTGCAACAG CCCACTTCGTGCCCAGACCCCCCTGCTTCTGTGGAGAGGCTCGGAGGCAAACAGCAGTCAG TCGGACGAAGACTTCCAAGAAAGAAGACGGGACGTGGAGAACATGATGAAGAAAAATGCCGACTGGATCTGGGACTGGTCTAGTCGACCCGAGAACAATCCCCCAAa GGAGTTCCTGCTGAAGAACCCGAAGCGCTCGACCTCCCTCAGCATTCGGAACACCAGCGTCATGAAGAAGGGAGGCGTTCTGTCCGCCGACTTTCTGAAGCTCTTCCTCCCTTCGTTAATCATTTCTCACATACTTGCTGTTGGCCTAGG GATCTACATCGGGAAGCGGCTGACCTCCCACAACACCTACTGA
- the smndc1 gene encoding survival of motor neuron-related-splicing factor 30, translated as MSDDLTKQLSSYKAQLQQVEVALSTDQENEDLLKLQKDLQEVIDLTKDLLTSQPAESTSSTNGSDAVPQKHGWKVGDSCLAVWKQDGQVYEAEIEEIDRENGTAAVTFAGYGNAEVIPLQNLKEVEEGKRSNEDGKPKSRKEQIAEQREYKKKKAQKKVLRMKELEQEREEQKSKWQSFNNKAYSKNKKGQVKRSIFASPESVNGKVGVGTCGIADKPMTQYHDTSKYNVRHLMPQ; from the exons ATGTCGGACGACTTAACGAAACAGTTGAGCAGCTACAAAGCCCAGCTACAGCAAGTAGAAGTCGCTCTATCCACCGACCAAGAAAATGAAGACCTCCTTAAACTCCAGAAAGACTTGCag GAAGTCATTGACTTGACAAAAGACCTCCTGACCTCACAGCCCGCAGAAAGTACTTCCAGTACCAATGGCTCAGATGCCGTACCCCAGAAGCATGGCTGGAAAGTGGGGGACAGCTGTTTAGCTGTTTGGAAGCAGGATGGACA GGTGTATGAGGCTGAGATCGAGGAGATTGACCGGGAGAACGGCACTGCCGCCGTGACCTTCGCTGGCTATGGGAATGCAGAAGTGATTCCTCTGCAGAACCTCAAGGAAGTAGAGGAGGGGAAACGTTCCAACGAGGATGGAAAGCCCAAATCAAg GAAAGAGCAGATCGCAGAGCAGAGAGAgtacaagaagaaaaaagcccAGAAGAAGGTACTGAGAATGAAGGAATTGGAGCAAGAAAGGGAAGAACAAAAATCCAAGTGGCAAAGTTTCAACAACAAAGCCTACTCGAAGAACAAGAAAGGACAg gTAAAGAGGAGCATATTTGCATCTCCAGAAAGCGTCAATGGGAAGGTGGGAGTGGGAACATGTGGTATCGCAGACAAGCCAATGACCCAGTACCACGACACGTCGAAATACAATGTCAGACATCTAATGCCACAATGA
- the add3b gene encoding adducin 3 (gamma) b: MSLVDVRQAAGSLTLSLSNNDPKGGHCDPEGLRNKSMSPDLRQDFNMMEQKKRVTQILRSPVFKDELEGLIQDQMTKGNNPTGLLALRQIADLVMASTLGGSGPLTSPISIGMVTPVNDLFGIESPSFAKGEKQSRCRLASLYRLVDLFSWARFTSSYNTVRVSKEQDHVLISPRGLSFTEVTAANLVKVNIIGEVVEQGSTDLGIDLFGFAPHAAIYSMRPDVRCIIHIHTPATAAVSSMKCGILPISREALLLGDVSCCGYHGSLDNKEEKVEFQKALGPTAKVMILRNHGLLALGETVEEAFHYVYHSQQACEIQVNALGCSGGVENLLLLDREKFKPPTQGVAAAGLVMDNEVKWKVGEAELESLMRMLDNLGYRTGYSYRHPIIREKPRSTNDVEIPATVSAVSPEDSELGLRSPLKFMAQKQQRERTRWLNSPNSYLRVNVPERSPSGEVSPRTKTTWMKSLEPGNNIGTPIKIEDPNQFVPLNTDPTEVVDKRKRIKEQHRGDLMTAGPKSQLLSGIVVDTIKGPAFIIEDEEQTRSLPPNPFNELTERVLEEYKSLVERKQLGQEEDDDATDAEEMTTFDGSTISLSLSPLMTPTKQDTILNGKDHLEETDEDLSVDVSKLSLSTSETLDTSITSNEKAPESQTKSPVKKKKKFRAPSFLKKSKKKKDEKEKTEA, encoded by the exons ATGAGCCTGGTGGACGTGAGACAGGCGGCGGGGTCCCTCACCCTGTCCCTGTCCAACAACGACCCCAAGGGGGGCCACTGCGACCCCGAGGGCCTCCGCAACAAGAGCATGTCGCCCGACCTGAGGCAGGACTTCAACATGATGGAGCAAAAGAAGCGGGTCACGCAGATCCTGCGGAGTCCA GTGTTTAAAGATGAGTTGGAAGGCCTGATCCAGGATCAGATGACGAAGGGCAACAACCCTACGGGCCTTCTGGCTCTGAGGCAGATTGCTGACCTGGTCATGGCCAGCACCTTGGGGGGCTCCGGCCCCCTCACTTCGCCCATCA GCATCGGGATGGTGACTCCAGTCAACGACCTGTTTGGTATCGAGTCCCCCTCCTTTGCCAAAGGGGAGAAACAGAGTCGCTGCAGACTGGCCAGCCTCTACAGGCTTGTTGACCTCTTCAGCTGGGCTCGTTTTACAAGCTCCTACAATACT GTCCGTGTCAGTAAAGAGCAGGACCATGTTCTTATTAGTCCACGAGGTCTGTCTTTCACTGAGGTCACGGCAGCAAATTTG gtaaaagtaaacataattgGTGAGGTGGTGGAGCAGGGTTCCACGGATCTGGGCATCGACCTCTTCGGGTTTGCTCCTCATGCCGCCATCTACTCTATGCGCCCAGACGTGAGATGCATCATCCACATACACACCCCGGCTACAGCTGCT GTGTCCTCGATGAAATGTGGAATCCTGCCCATTTCCCGGGAGGCTTTGCTTCTAGGAGACGTGAGCTGCTGCGGTTACCATGGCAGCCTGGATAATaaagaggagaaggtggagtttCAGAAGGCTCTGGGCCCTACTGCCAAG GTGATGATCCTGAGGAACCATGGGCTGCTCGCTTTGGGAGAAACCGTAGAAGAGGCTTTTCACTACGTGTACCACTCTCAGCAAGCGTGTGAAATCCAG GTGAACGCTCTGGGGTGTTCGGGCGGCGTGGAGAACCTCCTGCTCCTGGACAGAGAGAAGTTCAAACCCCCGACTCAGGGAGTGGCCGCTGCCGGCCTGGTAATGGACAATGAGGTCAAGTGGAAAGTGGGCGAGGCCGAGCTCGAGTCTCTGATGAGGATGCTGGACAACCTG GGATACAGAACAGGCTACAGCTACCGACACCCCATCATCCGCGAAAAGCCCCGCTCTACCAACGACGTGGAGATCCCTGCCACGGTGTCCGCTGTGTCCCCGGAGGACAGTGAGCTGGGTCTGCGGAGCCCCTTAAAGTTCATGGCGCAGAAGCAGCAAAGAGAAAGGACCCGGTGGCTCAACTCGCCCAACAGCTACTTGAGGGTCAACGTTCCCGAGCGTTCGCCCAGCGGGGAGGTCAGCCCCAGGACCAAGACCACG TGGATGAAGTCTCTGGAGCCAGGCAATAACATCGGCACACCAATAAAGATTGAGGACCCCAACCAGTTTGTCCCGCTCAACACTGATCCCACCGAGGTTGTGGATAAGAGAAAGCGG ATAAAAGAACAGCACAGAGGTGACCTGATGACCGCTGGACCAAAATCCCAGCTGCTATCTGGCATTGTCGTGGACACCATAAAAGGCCCA GCTTTCATCATCGAGGACGAGGAGCAGActcgctccctcccccccaacccttTCAATGAGCTCACGGAGAGAGTGCTGGAGGAATACAAGAGCCTGGTAGAAAGAAAGCAGCTAGGCCAAGAAG AAGACGACGATGCCACCGACGCAGAAGAGATGACCACATTTGACGGCTCCACCatctccctttccctctctcccttaaTGACCCCAACTAAACAAG ACACCATACTCAATGGGAAAGACCACTTGGAGGAGACGGACGAGGATCTGAGCGTCGACGTTTCCAAGCTGAGCCTCAGCACGTCGGAAACGCTCGACACCTCCATTACGTCCAACGAGAAGGCGCCCGAGAGCCAGACCAAGTCCCcggtgaaaaagaagaagaagttccgcGCGCCTTCCTTCttgaaaaaaagcaagaagaagaaggacgagAAAGAAAAAACCGAGGCCTGA